TGGGAGGAGTTGAAGCGCTCGGATCAGAAGGTCCAGATGACCTTGGAGCGGGAACGCCGGCTGCTGCTGCAGcagagccaggagcagtggcaggAGAAGGAGCAGCGCAAGACCCTCCAAAGCCCTGAGCAGCGCTGCCGGCGGCGGGACAGCCAGAGGAAGAACGTGACCCCGGGGGAAAGCCGGTGGAAGGAACAAACTGAGGACCAGGAGAGCCCGCGCCAGGAGAAGCTGGAGAAGGCGCGCGCCCAGGCAGAGCACCGAAAGCAGTGCCAGGTGCGGCGCCTGCGGGAGCAGGAGAAGATGCAACGGAACCTCCGGGAGCAACACACCCTGCAGCTACAGAGGAGGCTGGTGGAGGCCTGTCGCAAGAGGCATCTGCATGCCGTGGAGGGACAGAAGAAGGTCCAGGACACCAACCTGAGCTCTCTCATCAATTACCAGGCCCGGAAGGTCCTCATGGACTGCCAGGCCAAGGCTGAGGAGCTCCTTAGGCAGCTGTCCCTGGAACAAAGTTTCCAGCGGTCCCAAGAGATACACCAGGGCCTGATGAAGGAGCGGCACCGCGAGCTGAGGGAGAAGGCCCAGAAGGAGGAAGAGCAGTTGCAGCAGGCCAGGTGGCGTGCAGGGGAGTCAGAGGAGCAGAGGAAGATGCGCAAAAGGATTCTGGTGGAGCTGGCAGATGAGAAGATCCGACAGGCCAGGAATCACGTGCACAAGACCACTAGGGACAAGGTGCAGCACCTCCGGGAGCTCAACCACCTGAGGGAGAAAAACCACCACATCCTGAAACTGAAAGCCGAGAAGGAGGAAAAGTGCCACATTGAAGGCATCAAGGAGGCCATTAAGAAAAAGGAGCAGAGGGTGCGGCACATTACCCAAGGGAAAGACCCAAACTTCCAGGAGTTCCAGAAGCTCCCTCAGGCCtccaggagagaagagagagcgCCTCCCAACAGCTCCCTTGATCAGATAGTACTAGAGGCCCAGCTCCGTGCCTGTCAGCAGAACAGGGATTACTGAGAACCAAGGACGCCTGGCTTACAGCGCCAGCCAGAAGGAGATGTGGCAATGTGATTCCTTTTGTAATCTGATTATAATTgaacattgattttaaaaaagcatataaaatagCTGCAATTTCCTCTCATGAACTGGTTTATTGATTCACTTGGATAGTTTAGAGGGTCGGGGAGAAAATTTTGAGAATTTCTATGAAAATGACTTGGCTTTGTGAATTTCGATTTGAATACAAAATATTCATTTAGCTCTCAAGTAATCTGAGAAACACACAACAGGCACATTTTGGAGACACCAGAGAAAAATCTATAGTTAGGGATACAGTTCTGTGACATGTCTTAAGTCTTTTCCTGTCCCAGAACTTATGAAAGGGTGAAGTATAAAGTACGCATCATAAGAAATCTCcaagacaaaaagaaattttaaaaagagtgaagtgggaggattcctGTGAACGAGTAGATTTGGGAACCCTGCATACTATATCCTCTCTTGGGAGTTCATAatgcactttaaaattttaaagacatgCAGTAAAGAAACTTAATGTTTAATGTCcctcacctctttttttttctcagataatTTCATGGAATTGATGTTCTgtgaaacatttttgaaaatggcACTCTATAGTTCTTATCTGATTGTGAACTTCTTTGGCCTTCCCTCCCTGTATTGATAGGAAGTATTTATAATTCCATCAGCACTATTTCTTGACTGTTCCACCACAGCCACAccatctgatatagtttggctctgtccccacccaaatctcatcttgagctatatagctcccataattcccacgtgttgtaggagAGGCCTTGGGAGATaatcgaatcatgggggtgggggtttcccccatactgttctcatggtagtgaataagtctaaaGAGATCTGATTGTTTCAATAGGGGAAACCCTTTTC
This DNA window, taken from Macaca mulatta isolate MMU2019108-1 chromosome 1, T2T-MMU8v2.0, whole genome shotgun sequence, encodes the following:
- the CCDC185 gene encoding coiled-coil domain-containing protein 185, with protein sequence MAGFSHFSQPPYRDLWEPPRPGGERESTQRLGGQRSGANSPACSRAETPGAESEAGACWLHPHCSFTPRPRRRGCSDSPRGSRSLSDVVRRPLDRSRKHGLRSRRLEDAWGETGTKPRPAWQPQTQLPPQRPQPCPHYPLAQGDSPPPYSGGAGTPLSGTFRVEKAQGGDQWAVPLGRHLGRWSASSVPSERSSVPSQKFRRHSACGCAQKRDSSDQVESLASRDSQPSASSKEMRSPHTQVLKSKLEEAVVSSQDQQIVALVLTRLKKAQRMRELQQQAAEAWEELKRSDQKVQMTLERERRLLLQQSQEQWQEKEQRKTLQSPEQRCRRRDSQRKNVTPGESRWKEQTEDQESPRQEKLEKARAQAEHRKQCQVRRLREQEKMQRNLREQHTLQLQRRLVEACRKRHLHAVEGQKKVQDTNLSSLINYQARKVLMDCQAKAEELLRQLSLEQSFQRSQEIHQGLMKERHRELREKAQKEEEQLQQARWRAGESEEQRKMRKRILVELADEKIRQARNHVHKTTRDKVQHLRELNHLREKNHHILKLKAEKEEKCHIEGIKEAIKKKEQRVRHITQGKDPNFQEFQKLPQASRREERAPPNSSLDQIVLEAQLRACQQNRDY